The proteins below come from a single Candidatus Rokuibacteriota bacterium genomic window:
- the leuB gene encoding 3-isopropylmalate dehydrogenase — translation MATHKIALLGGDGIGQEVMPEARKVLEVVGRATGASFEFETALVGGSAIDATGDPLPPSTLALCERSDAILFGAVGGPKWDDLPQEKRPERGLLGLRKELDLFANLRPARCFPMLVDASPLKRSVVEGTDIMVIRELTGGLYFGEPRGREEFADGGARAINTMAYTSREIERVARAAFDVAMKRKKRLASVDKANVLVVSQLWREVVTRVSKDYPQVELEHVLVDNCAMALVQKPTHFDTIVTENTFGDILSDEAAILAGSMGMLPSASLGGRVGLYEPVHGTAPDIAGQGVANPIAAILSTAMLLRYSLDKGADADRIDAAVLRVLEQGHRTRDIVGAGAKICGTKEMGDLISTEVEKSYS, via the coding sequence ATGGCGACACACAAGATCGCGCTCCTGGGCGGCGACGGCATCGGGCAAGAAGTCATGCCCGAGGCCCGCAAGGTGCTCGAGGTGGTGGGCCGGGCGACCGGCGCCTCGTTCGAGTTCGAGACGGCGCTCGTCGGCGGCTCGGCCATCGACGCCACCGGCGACCCCCTGCCGCCGTCCACGCTGGCCCTCTGCGAGCGGAGCGACGCCATCCTCTTCGGCGCGGTCGGCGGACCCAAGTGGGACGACCTGCCGCAGGAAAAGCGTCCCGAGCGGGGGCTCCTGGGGTTGCGCAAGGAGCTCGACCTCTTCGCGAACCTCCGGCCCGCGAGGTGCTTCCCCATGCTGGTGGACGCCTCGCCGCTCAAGCGCTCCGTCGTCGAGGGCACGGACATCATGGTGATCCGCGAGCTGACGGGCGGTCTCTACTTCGGCGAGCCGCGCGGCCGGGAGGAGTTTGCCGACGGCGGCGCGCGGGCGATCAACACGATGGCCTACACCTCCCGCGAGATCGAGCGCGTGGCGCGGGCGGCCTTCGACGTCGCCATGAAGCGGAAGAAGCGCCTGGCGTCGGTGGACAAGGCCAACGTCCTGGTCGTGTCCCAGCTCTGGCGCGAGGTCGTGACCCGCGTATCGAAGGACTATCCACAGGTGGAGCTCGAGCACGTGCTCGTGGACAACTGCGCCATGGCGCTGGTCCAGAAGCCGACGCACTTCGACACCATCGTGACCGAGAATACCTTCGGCGACATCCTGTCGGACGAGGCGGCGATCCTGGCGGGCTCCATGGGCATGCTGCCCTCGGCGAGCCTGGGCGGGCGCGTCGGCCTCTACGAGCCGGTGCACGGCACCGCGCCCGACATCGCGGGGCAGGGGGTCGCCAACCCCATCGCGGCCATCCTCTCGACGGCCATGCTGCTGCGCTACTCGCTCGACAAGGGCGCCGACGCGGACCGGATCGACGCGGCCGTCCTGCGGGTGCTCGAGCAGGGGCACCGCACCCGCGACATCGTCGGGGCCGGGGCGAAGATTTGCGGCACGAAGGAGATGGGCGACCTGATCTCCACGGAAGTCGAGAAGTCCTACTCTTGA
- a CDS encoding 2-isopropylmalate synthase gives MRRQAMDRIMIFDTTLRDGEQAPGFSMNTQEKLEMARQLARLNVDVIEAGFPISSDEDFEAVRAVAKQVGSLEGSPIICGLSRVGLGDIDRAWEAVKYARRSRIHTFVATSDIHLKYKLRKSRAEVLKAAVEAVKHARGYCEDVEFSPEDASRTDFDYMCEVLEAVIDAGAGTINIPDTVGYAIPEEWFNRIMKIRERVRNSAKAVLSVHCHNDLGQAVANSLAAIRAGARQIECTVNGIGERAGNASLEEIVMALKTRRDFFETDTQVRTEEIFKSSRLLSSITGVRVQPNKAIVGENAFAHEAGIHQDGVLKEKLTYEIMRPEDIGRAANKLVMGKHSGRAALSSRLKELGFELDDAELGKAFKRFKDLADKKKEIFDEDLISIVKDEIAQVPETYALDYLHTISGTGIIPSATVRLKKDTEVFQDSGVGDGPVDAVLNAIDAITGLKGRLQDYQLRSVTSGKDALGEVSVRVDFDGTVVPGKGSSTDVIEASARAYVNALNRLVQSAGGQKVKEVGP, from the coding sequence GTGAGGAGACAGGCCATGGATCGCATCATGATCTTCGACACGACGCTCCGGGACGGCGAGCAGGCGCCCGGGTTTTCGATGAACACGCAGGAGAAGCTCGAGATGGCGCGGCAGCTCGCGCGGCTCAACGTGGACGTCATCGAGGCCGGCTTCCCCATCTCCTCGGACGAGGATTTCGAGGCGGTGCGCGCGGTCGCCAAGCAGGTGGGCTCGCTGGAAGGTTCGCCTATCATCTGCGGTCTCAGCCGCGTGGGCCTGGGCGACATCGACCGGGCGTGGGAAGCGGTCAAGTACGCGCGCCGGTCGCGCATCCACACGTTCGTGGCGACCTCCGACATCCACCTCAAGTACAAGCTCAGGAAGAGCCGCGCGGAGGTGCTGAAGGCCGCGGTGGAGGCCGTCAAGCACGCGCGCGGGTACTGCGAGGACGTCGAGTTCTCGCCCGAGGACGCCTCCCGCACGGACTTCGACTACATGTGCGAGGTCCTGGAGGCGGTCATCGATGCCGGAGCCGGGACGATCAACATCCCGGACACGGTCGGCTACGCGATCCCCGAGGAGTGGTTCAACCGGATCATGAAGATCCGGGAGCGGGTCAGGAACAGCGCCAAGGCCGTGCTCTCCGTGCACTGCCACAACGACCTGGGGCAGGCCGTCGCCAACTCGCTGGCGGCGATCCGGGCGGGGGCGCGGCAGATCGAGTGCACCGTCAACGGCATCGGGGAGCGCGCCGGCAACGCCTCCCTCGAAGAGATCGTGATGGCGCTCAAGACCCGCCGGGACTTCTTCGAGACCGACACCCAGGTGCGGACGGAGGAGATCTTCAAGTCCTCGCGCCTGCTGTCGTCGATCACCGGCGTGCGTGTCCAGCCCAACAAGGCCATCGTCGGCGAGAACGCCTTCGCGCACGAGGCGGGCATCCACCAGGACGGTGTGCTGAAGGAGAAGCTCACGTACGAGATCATGCGGCCCGAGGACATCGGCCGGGCCGCCAACAAGCTCGTCATGGGCAAGCACTCGGGCCGGGCCGCGCTGTCGTCGCGCCTGAAGGAGCTCGGGTTCGAGCTGGACGACGCCGAGCTCGGCAAGGCGTTCAAGCGGTTCAAGGACCTCGCCGACAAGAAGAAGGAGATCTTCGACGAGGACCTGATCTCGATCGTCAAGGACGAGATCGCCCAGGTGCCGGAGACGTACGCGCTCGACTACCTGCACACGATCAGCGGCACGGGCATCATCCCGTCGGCGACCGTGCGGCTCAAGAAAGACACGGAGGTCTTCCAGGACTCGGGCGTCGGCGACGGCCCCGTGGACGCCGTGCTCAACGCCATCGACGCGATCACGGGGCTCAAGGGCAGGCTGCAGGACTACCAGCTCCGATCCGTCACCTCGGGCAAGGACGCGCTCGGCGAGGTGTCGGTCCGGGTGGACTTCGACGGCACCGTGGTGCCGGGCAAGGGCAGCTCGACGGACGTGATCGAGGCGAGCGCGCGGGCATACGTCAACGCGCTCAACCGCCTGGTGCAGTCCGCGGGCGGACAGAAGGTCAAGGAAGTCGGCCCGTAG
- a CDS encoding phosphatidylserine decarboxylase family protein — protein MGERVRIPVAAEGWPFIFPPAAAACILGWMGWWPAAAALGAVTLCCLGFFRDPDRTAPAVPGAVLAPADGRVMRVVEIDDPWVGRAVRVSIFLSPLDVHINRSPVAALVEGVQHAAGRFLAAYRDEASELNERCTLALQGEAARVGVKQIAGVLARRIVCRARQGDKLQAGERYGLIRFGSRTDLVVPQGTEIRVRVGDRVRGGETIMGVLR, from the coding sequence GTGGGGGAGCGCGTGCGCATTCCCGTCGCCGCCGAGGGGTGGCCCTTTATCTTCCCACCCGCGGCGGCGGCGTGTATTCTGGGTTGGATGGGCTGGTGGCCGGCGGCTGCCGCCCTGGGGGCGGTGACGCTGTGCTGCCTGGGCTTCTTCCGCGACCCCGATCGGACCGCGCCGGCTGTCCCAGGCGCGGTCCTGGCCCCGGCGGATGGCCGCGTGATGCGGGTCGTGGAGATCGACGATCCGTGGGTGGGGCGGGCGGTGCGGGTTTCCATATTCCTGTCGCCGCTCGACGTGCACATCAACCGGTCGCCGGTAGCGGCCCTGGTCGAGGGTGTCCAGCACGCGGCCGGGCGCTTCCTGGCCGCGTACCGTGACGAGGCCTCGGAGCTGAACGAGCGCTGCACGCTCGCGCTCCAGGGCGAGGCCGCGCGGGTCGGGGTGAAGCAGATCGCGGGTGTGCTCGCGCGGCGCATCGTGTGCCGGGCGAGGCAGGGGGACAAGCTCCAGGCAGGCGAGCGCTACGGGCTGATCCGGTTCGGCTCGCGGACGGACCTGGTGGTACCGCAGGGTACTGAGATCAGAGTGCGGGTGGGTGACAGAGTCAGGGGTGGCGAGACGATCATGGGGGTGCTGAGGTGA
- the ilvB gene encoding biosynthetic-type acetolactate synthase large subunit: MKLSGARILLECLKREGVDLIFGLPGGAVLPIYDVLYDFEGIRHILVRQEAAAGHAAEGYSRTTGRTGVCLVTSGPAATNLVTALQDALMDSIPLVAFTGQVPTHLIGNDAFQEADNVGITRSATKHNFLVKDVKDLAGIIKEAFHIASTGRPGPVHVDLPKDILVKEWPFEYPESVHLRSYNPTYDGHPGQIKKAARALVRAKRPVLYVGGGVISSDASPELYELAELTQVPVTQTLMGLGAFPMAHPLSLDMLGMHGTYYANMAVHHSDCLVAVGARFDDRVTGRVDAFAPNAEIIHIDIDPSSISKNIQVGIPIVGDCKRVLAKLVEAVREEMKTYPQGAVKEARRQWADQIAEWKRAEPLRYEWSDEIIKPQYVIEEISNLTNGEALIVTGVGQHQMWAAQYYRFKHPRMWCTSGGLGTMGYGLPTAMGVQAGNPGKLVINIDGDGSFAMNSQELATCFEERLPVKTVIVNNGGHGMVRQWQRIIYKERFCAIDLGTSPDFVKLAEAYGCTGIRATKPSEVVPALEKMISTPGPVVLDIWVNKDECVFPMVPAGGANIDMILAPPSREARDRAAKSQTGF, from the coding sequence GTGAAGCTTTCAGGTGCGCGCATTCTGCTCGAGTGTTTGAAGCGCGAGGGCGTGGACCTCATCTTCGGCCTGCCCGGCGGCGCCGTGCTGCCGATCTACGATGTCCTGTACGACTTCGAAGGGATCCGCCACATCCTGGTCCGCCAGGAAGCGGCCGCCGGGCACGCGGCAGAAGGCTACTCCCGCACCACCGGCCGGACCGGCGTGTGCCTGGTCACCTCGGGCCCCGCGGCGACGAACCTGGTGACGGCGCTGCAGGACGCCCTCATGGACTCGATCCCGCTCGTCGCCTTCACGGGGCAGGTGCCGACGCACCTGATCGGCAACGACGCCTTCCAGGAGGCCGACAACGTCGGCATCACTCGCTCCGCGACCAAGCACAATTTTCTGGTCAAGGACGTCAAGGACCTTGCCGGGATCATCAAGGAGGCCTTCCACATCGCCTCCACCGGCCGCCCGGGCCCGGTGCACGTGGACCTGCCCAAGGACATCCTGGTCAAGGAGTGGCCCTTCGAGTACCCGGAGAGCGTGCACCTGCGTTCCTACAACCCGACCTACGACGGCCACCCGGGGCAGATCAAGAAGGCCGCGCGCGCCCTCGTGCGGGCCAAGCGCCCCGTGCTCTACGTGGGAGGCGGCGTCATCTCGTCGGACGCTTCGCCGGAGCTCTACGAGCTGGCCGAGCTGACGCAGGTGCCGGTGACCCAGACCCTCATGGGCCTGGGCGCCTTTCCGATGGCCCATCCCCTGTCGCTCGACATGCTGGGCATGCACGGGACGTACTACGCCAACATGGCCGTCCACCATTCGGACTGCCTCGTCGCGGTGGGCGCGCGCTTCGACGACCGCGTCACCGGACGCGTGGACGCCTTCGCTCCCAATGCCGAGATCATTCACATCGACATCGATCCGTCGTCGATCTCGAAGAACATCCAGGTGGGCATCCCGATCGTGGGGGATTGCAAGCGAGTGCTCGCCAAGCTCGTGGAGGCGGTTCGCGAGGAGATGAAGACGTACCCGCAGGGCGCCGTCAAGGAAGCGCGGCGCCAGTGGGCCGACCAGATCGCGGAGTGGAAGCGCGCGGAACCGCTCCGCTACGAGTGGAGCGACGAGATCATCAAGCCGCAGTACGTGATCGAGGAGATCTCCAACCTGACCAACGGCGAGGCCCTGATAGTCACGGGCGTCGGCCAGCACCAAATGTGGGCGGCGCAGTACTACCGTTTCAAGCACCCACGCATGTGGTGCACGTCCGGGGGCCTGGGCACGATGGGCTACGGCCTGCCGACCGCCATGGGCGTCCAGGCGGGCAACCCCGGCAAGCTCGTGATCAACATCGACGGCGATGGCTCCTTCGCGATGAACAGCCAGGAGCTGGCGACCTGCTTCGAAGAGCGCCTGCCCGTCAAGACCGTCATCGTCAACAACGGCGGCCATGGGATGGTGCGACAGTGGCAGCGGATCATCTACAAGGAGCGCTTCTGCGCCATCGACCTCGGGACGAGCCCCGATTTCGTCAAGCTCGCCGAGGCGTACGGCTGCACGGGCATCCGCGCCACCAAGCCCTCCGAAGTGGTGCCCGCCCTCGAGAAGATGATCTCGACGCCGGGCCCCGTCGTGCTGGACATCTGGGTGAACAAGGACGAATGCGTCTTCCCGATGGTGCCCGCGGGCGGCGCCAACATCGACATGATCCTGGCGCCGCCGAGCCGCGAAGCCCGCGACCGCGCGGCCAAGTCGCAGACGGGGTTCTAG
- the pssA gene encoding CDP-diacylglycerol--serine O-phosphatidyltransferase — translation MRRRHQSGDGARHPRRRRWQELREHPRRGIFLLPSLLTTGNLFCGFLAIVLSAQARFVEAAVAVFVGMVLDILDGKVARLTRTTTQFGVEFDSLADVVSFCVAPAFMLYALALSQAGRVAWLGAFLFVICGALRLARFNVHQGVTDRRYFVGLPTPAAAGVVASTALLLEGVEITRWQAAAISVGTVVVALLMVSTFRYYSFKEVDFARRKPTQVLVLVVLGVLIVATHPQWFLFILFSLYLLSGPTRPVWARRFLDRALASEKGTRDAH, via the coding sequence GTGAGACGCCGACATCAGAGCGGAGACGGGGCGCGGCATCCGCGCCGCCGGCGCTGGCAGGAGCTGCGCGAGCATCCGCGCCGCGGCATCTTCCTGCTCCCGAGCCTGCTCACGACCGGCAACCTCTTCTGCGGCTTCCTCGCCATCGTGCTTTCCGCCCAGGCCCGCTTCGTCGAGGCGGCGGTGGCCGTCTTCGTCGGCATGGTGCTGGACATCCTCGACGGTAAAGTCGCGCGGCTGACCCGGACCACGACCCAGTTCGGCGTGGAGTTCGACTCGCTGGCCGACGTGGTGTCGTTCTGCGTCGCCCCGGCCTTCATGCTCTACGCGCTGGCCCTCTCGCAGGCCGGCCGCGTCGCCTGGCTCGGCGCCTTCCTCTTCGTGATCTGCGGCGCCCTTCGGCTCGCCCGCTTCAACGTCCACCAGGGCGTCACGGACCGCCGCTACTTCGTGGGATTGCCGACGCCGGCCGCGGCCGGCGTCGTCGCCTCGACCGCGCTCCTGCTCGAGGGCGTCGAGATCACGCGCTGGCAGGCGGCGGCCATCAGCGTGGGGACCGTCGTGGTCGCGCTCCTCATGGTCTCAACGTTCCGCTACTACAGCTTCAAGGAGGTGGACTTCGCGCGCCGCAAGCCCACCCAGGTGCTCGTGCTCGTGGTCCTGGGGGTGCTCATCGTCGCGACACACCCGCAGTGGTTCCTGTTCATCCTCTTCTCGCTGTATCTGCTGAGCGGTCCTACGCGCCCCGTGTGGGCGCGCCGCTTCTTGGATCGGGCACTGGCCAGCGAGAAGGGAACCAGGGACGCGCACTAG
- the ilvC gene encoding ketol-acid reductoisomerase — MPAKIFYDQDADLGLIKGRKIAIIGYGSQGHAHALNLKDSGQDVVVGLYKGSKSWAKAEKDGLKVMTVNDAAAAADIIMILLPDQTQRQVYEESIKGVLGKGKTLMFAHGFNIHFNQVVPSPDVDVSMIAPKAPGHVMRDLFTQGPGVPALVAVYQDVSGKARDVALAYGKGVGCTRAGVIETTFKEETETDLFGEQTTLCGGVSHLITAAFETLCEAGYQPEVAYFECMHEMKLIVDLFYQGGLAYMRYSVSDTAEYGDYTRGPRVVSPETKAEMKRILGEIQSGQFAREWILENQAHRAGFLAMRKREAEHQIEEVGARLRKMMSWIKPPRM, encoded by the coding sequence ATGCCGGCGAAGATTTTCTACGACCAGGACGCTGACCTCGGGCTGATCAAGGGCAGGAAGATCGCCATTATCGGTTACGGCAGCCAGGGGCACGCGCACGCGCTGAACCTGAAGGACTCGGGGCAGGACGTCGTCGTGGGGTTGTACAAGGGCTCGAAGAGCTGGGCGAAGGCCGAGAAGGATGGGCTCAAGGTGATGACGGTCAACGACGCCGCCGCCGCGGCCGACATCATCATGATCCTGCTTCCGGACCAGACCCAGCGGCAGGTCTACGAGGAGTCGATCAAGGGTGTGCTCGGCAAGGGCAAGACGCTCATGTTCGCCCACGGGTTCAACATCCACTTCAACCAGGTTGTGCCCTCGCCCGACGTGGACGTCTCGATGATCGCGCCGAAGGCTCCCGGCCACGTCATGCGCGACCTCTTCACCCAGGGCCCGGGCGTGCCGGCCCTCGTTGCGGTGTACCAGGACGTCTCGGGAAAGGCGCGGGACGTCGCGCTGGCCTACGGCAAGGGCGTCGGCTGCACGCGCGCGGGCGTCATTGAGACCACGTTCAAGGAAGAGACGGAGACGGATCTCTTCGGCGAGCAGACGACGCTGTGCGGCGGCGTCTCGCACCTGATCACAGCCGCCTTCGAGACGCTGTGTGAGGCGGGCTACCAGCCGGAAGTCGCGTACTTCGAGTGCATGCACGAGATGAAGCTGATCGTGGACCTCTTCTACCAGGGCGGCCTCGCCTACATGCGGTATTCCGTCTCCGACACGGCCGAGTACGGCGACTACACGCGCGGTCCGCGCGTCGTCAGTCCGGAGACCAAGGCGGAGATGAAGCGCATCCTGGGCGAGATCCAGTCCGGCCAGTTCGCGCGCGAGTGGATCCTGGAGAACCAGGCCCACCGCGCCGGGTTCCTCGCGATGAGGAAGCGCGAGGCCGAGCACCAGATCGAGGAAGTCGGGGCGCGGCTGCGCAAGATGATGTCCTGGATCAAGCCGCCGCGGATGTAG
- the truA gene encoding tRNA pseudouridine(38-40) synthase TruA, which yields MRTLRLTLAYDGTDFAGWQVQPDCPTVQGRVRDACARILGEPVKLTGASRTDAGVHALRQVASLATASSLDPARLARGLNALLPDSIRVLQASEVPAGFDARRSALGKRYLYVIDRGRVAHPLGRRYAWHPRFALDVGAMRSALGALRGKHDFSAFCAAPGRGRTPTCTVRSARLVERGDRIAIVLSADSFLHHMVRNIVGSLVEVGRGAQPASWMAGLLAGRDRTRSGPTAPPQGLMLVRVLYGEACRG from the coding sequence TTGCGCACCCTGCGCCTGACGCTGGCCTACGACGGTACGGACTTCGCGGGCTGGCAGGTTCAGCCCGACTGCCCGACGGTGCAAGGCCGTGTGCGCGATGCCTGCGCGCGAATCCTGGGCGAGCCGGTGAAGCTGACGGGGGCGAGCCGCACCGACGCGGGCGTCCACGCCCTCCGCCAGGTCGCGAGCCTCGCGACTGCGTCCTCTCTCGATCCGGCCAGGCTCGCCCGGGGTCTGAACGCCCTCCTGCCAGACTCGATTCGAGTGCTCCAGGCATCCGAGGTGCCGGCTGGATTCGACGCCAGGCGCTCGGCCCTGGGGAAGCGCTACCTCTACGTGATCGACCGCGGCCGGGTCGCCCACCCATTGGGACGTCGCTACGCCTGGCACCCGCGCTTCGCTCTCGACGTTGGGGCGATGCGGAGCGCGCTTGGCGCGCTCAGGGGCAAGCACGATTTTTCCGCCTTTTGCGCCGCGCCCGGCCGCGGGCGCACCCCCACCTGCACGGTGCGCTCGGCGCGCCTGGTCGAGCGTGGCGACCGCATCGCAATTGTCCTCTCCGCCGACAGCTTCCTTCATCACATGGTGCGCAACATCGTGGGCAGTCTCGTCGAGGTCGGGCGGGGGGCCCAGCCGGCTTCCTGGATGGCCGGCCTCCTGGCGGGACGCGATCGCACCCGGTCGGGCCCCACCGCCCCGCCCCAGGGGCTCATGCTGGTGAGGGTGCTGTACGGGGAGGCCTGTCGTGGATGA
- a CDS encoding aspartate-semialdehyde dehydrogenase → MASGVTVAIVGVTGAVGQTTLRILEERKFPVKALRAFASERSVGKTVTFKGETIRVEKVGPEAFKGVEVAFFSAGSAQAREYAPQAVKAGAVVVDKSSAYRMDPNVPLVVPEINAHALQGHQGIVACPNCTTIVTVMPLKPLHDAGRLTRVIATSYQAVSGAGVKGVEELREQTLAWARGEAMTPKYFPHQIAFNVIPHIDKFVEGGYTGEEMKLVNEIRKVLELPDLRISPTTVRVPVFTAHSVAVNAETERAVGPDRARELFAAFPGLTLWDDPAQNRYPMPISVEGQDDCYVGRVRQDLSLPNAINFWVVGDQLRKGAALTGVQVAELLIR, encoded by the coding sequence ATGGCATCCGGCGTGACGGTCGCGATCGTTGGCGTGACGGGAGCGGTCGGGCAGACGACGCTCAGGATCCTCGAGGAGCGCAAGTTCCCCGTGAAGGCGCTCCGCGCTTTCGCCTCCGAGCGCTCGGTGGGCAAGACCGTCACCTTCAAGGGCGAGACGATCCGCGTCGAGAAGGTGGGGCCCGAGGCCTTCAAGGGCGTCGAGGTCGCCTTTTTCTCGGCCGGCTCAGCCCAGGCCAGGGAGTACGCGCCGCAGGCGGTCAAGGCAGGCGCGGTCGTCGTGGACAAGTCGAGCGCATATCGGATGGATCCCAACGTCCCGCTCGTCGTGCCGGAGATCAATGCCCACGCCCTCCAGGGACACCAGGGCATCGTCGCGTGTCCCAACTGCACGACCATCGTCACCGTCATGCCGCTCAAGCCGCTCCACGACGCCGGGCGCCTCACGCGCGTGATCGCCACGAGCTACCAGGCCGTCTCGGGCGCCGGTGTCAAGGGGGTCGAGGAGCTTCGGGAGCAGACGCTCGCCTGGGCCCGCGGCGAGGCTATGACGCCGAAGTATTTCCCGCACCAGATCGCGTTCAACGTCATCCCCCACATCGACAAGTTCGTCGAGGGCGGCTACACGGGGGAGGAAATGAAGCTGGTCAACGAGATCCGGAAAGTTCTCGAGCTGCCGGACCTGCGCATCTCGCCCACGACCGTGCGCGTGCCGGTTTTCACCGCGCACTCCGTGGCGGTCAACGCCGAGACCGAGAGGGCCGTGGGCCCCGACCGGGCGCGTGAGCTCTTCGCCGCGTTTCCGGGCCTCACGCTGTGGGACGATCCCGCCCAGAACCGCTACCCGATGCCCATCTCTGTGGAGGGGCAGGATGACTGCTACGTCGGCCGCGTCCGCCAGGATCTCTCGCTGCCCAATGCGATCAACTTCTGGGTGGTAGGCGACCAGCTGCGCAAGGGCGCCGCGTTGACCGGGGTCCAGGTCGCCGAGCTGCTGATCCGCTGA